A window of Mucilaginibacter paludis DSM 18603 contains these coding sequences:
- a CDS encoding RagB/SusD family nutrient uptake outer membrane protein: MKKHNILVIATVMLISITTSCKKGYLDQVPNDRLTLDATFNNSTTAVEFLANTYSYLPDEANQQNAPGSNAGVWTGGSSEAEYDWGFVASQNINNGAYDASSSFVSAYWNNYYQGIRSATIFIANIDKVPNLSANLKTQYKAEAKALRAIYYFYLMRIYGPLILLGEQTLAPDAAISTYQLSRSSIDDCVTYISNELDAAAKDLPAKPSNSNTYGRITSGFAQAIKSEALLYAASPLFNGNTDYSTLVNKDGTHLISQTVDVTKWAKAAAATKAFIDTYVPNTYNLYQENDNNGNYSAYLSCRDVMLVDWNSEVIYANTNPNVTTWQYDTTPYHQGFPGEVQGAGSLGATQEMVDAFFMANGKPITDPTSGYMQSGFQNFAAVNQDFPTYTYNQWIGREARFYVDITYNNSEWLDKNAGLFITDLTYHGNSGRNAGQNDYCPTGYIVRKNNPPSDRTQGNRTFVMLRLAEIYLNYAEALNESDPGNPDILKYVNLIRTRAGIPAYGQGVDAPAGQDAVRQAIRRERQIELAFENNRFFDVRRWKIATQTEAGALHGLNINADAPDFYNVVTFETRVFNKKSYLFPIPQTDVNSDTQIVQNTGW; the protein is encoded by the coding sequence ATGAAAAAACATAACATATTAGTAATAGCCACCGTGATGCTGATCAGCATCACAACTTCATGTAAGAAAGGCTATCTGGACCAGGTGCCCAATGACCGGTTAACGCTTGATGCTACTTTTAATAACTCCACAACAGCCGTTGAATTTCTGGCCAACACTTATTCTTATCTCCCCGATGAAGCCAACCAGCAAAATGCTCCGGGTAGTAATGCCGGGGTATGGACAGGCGGCAGCTCCGAAGCAGAATATGATTGGGGCTTTGTTGCCTCTCAAAATATAAACAATGGAGCTTATGATGCCTCGAGCAGCTTTGTTTCAGCTTACTGGAATAACTATTACCAGGGCATTCGTTCGGCAACTATATTTATTGCCAATATAGATAAGGTTCCAAACCTCTCTGCAAATTTAAAAACCCAGTATAAAGCAGAGGCGAAGGCATTGCGGGCTATCTATTATTTTTACCTGATGCGCATTTACGGCCCGCTGATCCTGTTAGGCGAACAAACACTTGCACCAGACGCCGCGATAAGCACTTACCAATTGTCAAGAAGCTCAATAGACGATTGCGTAACGTATATTAGCAATGAATTGGATGCGGCAGCCAAAGATCTTCCTGCAAAACCATCAAATAGTAATACTTATGGCAGGATAACCAGTGGTTTTGCACAGGCCATTAAATCAGAAGCGTTGTTATATGCCGCAAGCCCTTTATTTAATGGGAATACCGATTACAGCACATTGGTAAATAAGGATGGTACCCACCTGATTAGCCAAACTGTTGATGTTACCAAATGGGCAAAAGCAGCAGCCGCGACAAAAGCTTTTATTGATACGTATGTGCCAAACACTTACAACCTTTACCAGGAAAATGATAATAACGGCAATTACAGCGCCTACCTGTCTTGCCGTGATGTGATGCTGGTTGATTGGAACTCAGAGGTTATTTACGCAAATACCAACCCGAACGTAACCACCTGGCAATATGATACTACGCCCTACCACCAGGGTTTTCCGGGCGAGGTACAAGGCGCGGGCAGCCTTGGTGCTACACAAGAAATGGTCGACGCGTTTTTTATGGCTAACGGAAAACCAATCACCGACCCTACGTCGGGTTATATGCAAAGCGGGTTCCAAAATTTCGCAGCCGTAAACCAGGATTTTCCAACTTATACGTATAATCAATGGATAGGAAGAGAAGCTCGTTTTTATGTAGATATTACCTATAACAATAGTGAATGGTTAGATAAAAATGCCGGCTTATTTATTACCGACCTTACCTACCACGGTAACTCCGGGCGCAATGCCGGGCAAAACGACTATTGCCCAACAGGTTATATCGTGCGCAAAAACAACCCACCCAGCGACAGGACACAGGGCAACCGGACATTTGTGATGCTGAGGCTGGCTGAAATTTATTTAAATTATGCGGAAGCGCTGAATGAAAGTGACCCCGGTAACCCAGACATATTAAAATACGTTAACCTGATCAGGACGCGCGCTGGCATACCGGCTTATGGCCAGGGAGTTGATGCTCCTGCAGGCCAGGACGCTGTCCGACAGGCCATCAGGCGTGAAAGGCAGATTGAACTGGCCTTTGAAAACAACCGGTTTTTTGATGTTCGCCGCTGGAAAATTGCTACTCAAACCGAAGCCGGTGCTCTGCATGGATTAAACATCAATGCCGATGCCCCCGACTTCTACAATGTGGTAACGTTTGAAACACGCGTGTTTAATAAAAAGTCATACTTGTTCCCAATTCCACAAACCGACGTTAACTCAGATACTCAAATTGTACAGAATACCGGCTGGTAG
- a CDS encoding GH92 family glycosyl hydrolase: MKIFRCAIVLLFTSPAIAQQVAQVADPVEWVKPLMGSASSGDLSNGNTYPAIALPWGMNTWTPQTGKMGDGWQYTYDANKIRGFKQTHQPSPWMNDYGQFSIFPETGKIQVKEDERASWFSHKAEIAKPYYYSVYLADYNVTTEITPTERAASFRITFPQSDSSHIVIDAFDKGSYLKIYPNEQKIIGYTTKNSGNVPANFKNYFIIYFDKPFFISRNTTDGQPDSTPVEITGDHAVAVVNFKTTAGEQVGLKVASSFINYEQAELNLKRELGNDSFETTRQKAKSAWNKTLSRVEVGGGTAEQVSTFYSCLYRMLFFPNKLYEIDAKGQIVHYSPYNGQVLPGYMFAGTGFWDTFRALYPFLNLMYPSINKEMQQGLLNDYKEGGWLPEWSSPGYADIMVGNNSASVVADAYLKGLRGYNIDTLYQALLHGANNEGPISAVGRYGVKYYKELGYVPYDVNINENAARTLEYAYDDFAIYQLGKKLGRPAAEINLYKKRSLNYRNLFDSSTGLMRGKNKDGSFQSPFNPFKWGGAFTEGNSWHYTWGVFHDIQGLINLMGGNKHFINKLDSVFILPPVFDDSYYGGVIHEIREMQIVNMGQYAHGNQPIQHMLYLYNYAGQPWKTQYWVREVMNRLYKPTPDGYCGDEDNGQTSAWYVFSAIGFYPVCPASGQYVLGAPLFSKITLNLENGKKVIITAQHNSDANRYVKSISYNGKPYSYNWLNHQKLLEGATIDIQMQNQPNKQRGVKPVDYPYSLSNDQ; this comes from the coding sequence ATGAAAATTTTTAGATGTGCTATCGTATTACTATTTACATCGCCTGCAATAGCACAACAGGTTGCCCAGGTAGCTGATCCTGTTGAATGGGTAAAACCATTAATGGGGTCAGCCTCAAGTGGCGATCTATCCAACGGCAATACCTACCCGGCTATTGCCTTGCCCTGGGGTATGAATACCTGGACCCCGCAAACCGGGAAAATGGGTGATGGCTGGCAATATACTTACGATGCCAATAAAATACGCGGCTTTAAACAAACCCACCAGCCATCGCCCTGGATGAATGATTACGGACAGTTCTCGATATTCCCGGAAACTGGAAAAATTCAGGTGAAAGAAGATGAACGCGCCAGTTGGTTTTCGCACAAAGCAGAAATTGCAAAGCCTTATTACTACAGCGTTTACCTCGCCGATTACAATGTAACCACCGAAATTACGCCAACCGAACGTGCCGCCAGCTTCAGAATCACTTTCCCTCAATCTGATAGTTCACACATTGTTATTGATGCCTTCGATAAGGGTTCTTATTTAAAAATCTATCCTAACGAACAAAAAATTATCGGCTATACCACTAAAAACAGCGGTAATGTACCGGCCAACTTTAAAAATTACTTTATTATTTATTTTGATAAGCCCTTCTTCATCAGCCGTAATACAACCGATGGTCAACCAGATAGCACGCCGGTTGAGATTACCGGCGACCATGCCGTTGCCGTAGTGAATTTTAAAACCACTGCGGGCGAACAGGTGGGCCTGAAGGTAGCCTCTTCTTTCATCAATTACGAGCAGGCAGAACTTAATTTAAAGCGCGAACTGGGAAACGATAGCTTTGAAACAACCAGACAAAAAGCCAAATCGGCATGGAATAAAACCTTAAGCCGCGTAGAGGTTGGTGGCGGAACGGCAGAACAGGTTAGTACATTTTACTCCTGCCTTTACCGCATGCTTTTTTTCCCAAACAAACTTTATGAAATTGATGCTAAGGGGCAAATTGTTCATTACAGCCCTTACAATGGGCAGGTTTTACCGGGTTATATGTTTGCCGGAACAGGCTTTTGGGATACCTTCCGCGCTTTGTATCCTTTTCTTAACCTGATGTACCCATCCATCAATAAGGAGATGCAACAAGGGCTTTTGAACGATTACAAAGAGGGTGGCTGGCTGCCCGAGTGGTCCAGTCCGGGCTATGCGGATATTATGGTTGGCAACAATTCCGCGTCGGTAGTGGCAGATGCTTACTTAAAAGGACTACGGGGCTATAATATTGACACCTTGTACCAGGCCTTGTTGCATGGCGCCAACAACGAAGGCCCCATATCGGCAGTTGGGCGGTATGGCGTAAAATATTATAAAGAATTAGGCTATGTACCATACGATGTTAACATCAATGAGAATGCTGCGCGCACGCTCGAATATGCTTATGACGACTTTGCCATTTATCAGCTTGGTAAAAAACTGGGCCGCCCCGCTGCTGAAATCAACCTGTATAAAAAAAGAAGCCTGAACTACCGGAATCTTTTTGACAGTTCAACCGGGTTAATGCGCGGTAAAAATAAAGATGGCTCTTTTCAGTCGCCATTCAATCCGTTTAAATGGGGAGGCGCCTTTACCGAGGGTAATAGCTGGCATTATACCTGGGGCGTTTTTCATGACATACAGGGCTTAATCAACCTAATGGGTGGCAACAAGCATTTTATAAATAAGCTGGATTCGGTTTTTATATTGCCTCCTGTTTTTGATGATAGCTACTACGGAGGTGTAATCCACGAGATTCGCGAAATGCAGATTGTGAATATGGGGCAGTACGCACATGGCAACCAGCCTATCCAACACATGCTTTATCTTTATAACTATGCCGGCCAGCCCTGGAAAACGCAATATTGGGTTCGGGAGGTGATGAACCGCTTGTACAAGCCTACACCCGATGGCTACTGCGGCGATGAGGATAACGGACAAACATCTGCATGGTATGTGTTTTCGGCAATCGGGTTTTACCCGGTATGCCCCGCTTCCGGTCAGTATGTGCTGGGCGCTCCGCTCTTCAGCAAAATTACGCTGAACCTTGAAAATGGTAAAAAGGTCATCATTACCGCGCAACATAACAGTGATGCTAACCGGTATGTTAAAAGTATAAGTTATAACGGCAAACCATATAGCTATAATTGGCTGAACCACCAGAAACTACTTGAGGGTGCTACCATTGATATCCAGATGCAAAACCAACCCAATAAGCAAAGAGGAGTAAAGCCGGTTGATTACCCCTACTCGCTCTCTAACGATCAATAA
- a CDS encoding SusC/RagA family TonB-linked outer membrane protein produces the protein MKNKVPGKWARKFTLFMKINTLVLTMIWCSCLTALADNATGQDVLKKHLSISFKNIVISEALDQISAVSGVKFTYAGSVSSCKTKVSAAVQNKELKELLNNMLSKTPYNYEVLDGEILVKYNSTKQPALQRILSGKVIDEKGLPFPGVTVKVKGTNRGAVTDAKGVYQVQINDPTDLLVFSFVGYKPTEIAAENKETIDVQLVPLPANEMKEVAVVAYGSQRKISLVGAQSTVDVTELKNAPVASLSTLLAGRVAGIIGVQRSGEPGGDGSNIWIRGIASFAGTNSSPLILVDGVDRGNMDNLDPLDIQSFTILKDASATAVYGVRGANGVIIIQTKRGIAGKPQVNADYYEGIQTFTQLPKMADGATYLAAVNEANTTRGNAPIYSSAYIQNTVNKTDPLLYPDVDWIDAVFRKYAPTRRAHLTVSGGSPNATYYVSTGYQYTAGLLKTSSDQGYNIDDDYGRYNFTSNVNLQVTKTTKLDVGVQGFVYKGNSPSTSSGTIFNDAVSLPPTVFPTMYPGGFVPGINGNGGQPNPYAELTTTGYKRDFSYQLYSNIRLTQDLAFLTPGLSFSTMYAFDNSGSSSIADTKRENTYILDSANPYNADGSPNLDLTYNSGSQNTLSFSNSSGGYYQTYTESSLNYDRSFGKSRVGALALFTQDDKSYYPVNDITSSIPHRHRGLATRATYSFADKYFAEFNGGYNGSENFAPQNRYGFFPAFGVGWLVSAENFFKPLKSVVSFLKFRYSNGWVGSSDDGSRFAYLTFLSASHNGYVYGTNRNGISGIAIDQYGIDVTWSKSHKQDLGIDVKFLNDNLSVTADVFNEHRTGILIQRANVPGYVGIANLPEGNVGIVDNKGFDATIEDHLKFGDFNLNLSGNVTYSINKVIRNDQPTPPYPWMSQVGQPVLAQFGYIAEGLFTSQAEIDKSAVPGDKSQVLPGDIKYKDLNGDGVINAYDQTKISDGDVPKLMYGITLNASYKNFDIGAAFTGTGNADRYVSGSGIQPFSTSGGQSNAFSNITDRWTTENPSQNVFYPRLAYGDAANFNNTQTSTWWVKNTKFFRLKTVDIGYTLHNAFLKQAGVRSFRVYAMGYNLFTISKFNLWDPELNTGNGTVYPNVKTISFGFSVGF, from the coding sequence ATGAAAAATAAAGTACCCGGCAAATGGGCACGAAAGTTTACTCTTTTTATGAAGATCAACACCTTAGTGTTAACGATGATATGGTGCTCCTGTTTAACTGCACTGGCAGATAACGCTACCGGGCAAGACGTTTTAAAAAAGCACCTGTCTATCAGTTTTAAAAATATAGTGATCAGCGAAGCGCTCGATCAGATTTCCGCCGTATCCGGCGTAAAATTCACCTACGCGGGCTCGGTTTCCAGTTGTAAAACCAAGGTATCGGCGGCAGTTCAAAACAAAGAACTCAAAGAGTTACTGAATAATATGCTATCTAAAACGCCCTACAATTACGAAGTATTGGACGGGGAAATACTTGTTAAATATAACAGCACTAAGCAACCTGCGCTTCAGCGGATACTAAGCGGAAAAGTAATTGATGAAAAAGGCTTACCATTTCCAGGTGTTACCGTAAAGGTAAAAGGAACAAATCGCGGCGCTGTAACCGACGCTAAAGGCGTTTACCAGGTACAGATTAATGACCCTACCGACCTATTGGTTTTCTCGTTTGTAGGTTACAAGCCAACTGAAATTGCGGCAGAGAACAAAGAAACCATCGATGTGCAGCTGGTGCCACTGCCGGCTAACGAAATGAAAGAGGTGGCCGTAGTAGCTTATGGCAGCCAGCGAAAAATAAGTTTGGTGGGCGCGCAATCAACTGTTGATGTTACCGAGCTTAAAAATGCGCCGGTTGCTTCATTAAGTACCTTACTGGCCGGTCGTGTGGCTGGTATTATCGGCGTTCAGCGCTCGGGGGAGCCCGGTGGCGATGGTTCAAACATCTGGATCAGGGGGATTGCTTCTTTTGCTGGTACCAATTCAAGCCCGCTCATACTTGTAGATGGAGTAGACCGCGGAAATATGGATAACCTGGATCCGCTGGACATTCAGTCTTTTACTATTTTGAAGGATGCATCGGCCACAGCTGTTTACGGGGTTAGAGGCGCCAATGGTGTAATTATTATACAAACCAAAAGAGGGATTGCCGGTAAGCCCCAGGTTAACGCCGATTATTATGAGGGGATACAAACATTTACCCAATTACCTAAGATGGCCGACGGCGCAACCTATCTGGCCGCAGTAAATGAGGCTAATACTACTCGTGGCAACGCGCCTATTTACTCCTCAGCTTATATACAGAACACGGTAAACAAAACGGATCCGTTGCTGTATCCGGATGTTGACTGGATCGACGCTGTATTCAGAAAATATGCACCCACACGCCGTGCGCATTTAACAGTTAGCGGGGGGAGCCCCAATGCTACTTATTATGTTTCTACCGGTTATCAATATACTGCCGGGCTTTTAAAAACAAGCAGCGACCAGGGATATAATATCGATGACGATTATGGCAGGTATAATTTTACCAGTAACGTTAACCTGCAGGTAACCAAAACAACAAAGCTTGATGTTGGCGTACAGGGCTTTGTTTACAAGGGGAACTCGCCCAGCACCTCTTCGGGCACTATTTTTAACGACGCGGTATCGCTACCGCCCACGGTGTTTCCAACAATGTATCCCGGAGGCTTCGTACCAGGTATTAATGGCAACGGCGGCCAGCCCAACCCTTATGCCGAGCTTACAACTACAGGTTATAAAAGAGATTTTTCTTACCAGTTATACTCTAACATCAGGCTTACACAGGATCTGGCTTTTTTAACACCGGGATTGAGTTTCAGCACCATGTATGCTTTTGACAATTCGGGTTCATCATCCATAGCCGATACCAAACGGGAAAATACTTATATTTTGGATTCTGCCAATCCCTACAATGCAGACGGAAGCCCGAACCTGGATTTAACTTACAACAGCGGATCGCAGAATACCTTAAGCTTCAGCAACAGCAGCGGCGGCTACTACCAAACGTATACCGAGTCGTCACTCAATTACGACCGCTCATTTGGCAAAAGCCGAGTTGGCGCATTAGCCCTGTTTACCCAGGACGATAAATCATATTACCCGGTTAATGACATTACATCTTCTATTCCTCACCGGCATCGGGGTTTAGCCACAAGGGCCACCTATTCATTCGCCGACAAATATTTCGCCGAATTTAATGGCGGCTATAATGGGTCTGAGAACTTTGCACCGCAAAACCGCTACGGCTTCTTCCCCGCCTTTGGTGTGGGCTGGTTGGTTTCTGCCGAAAACTTTTTTAAACCGTTAAAAAGCGTAGTATCATTTTTAAAATTCCGCTATTCAAATGGCTGGGTTGGAAGCAGCGACGATGGTTCGAGGTTTGCCTATTTAACATTCCTGTCGGCCAGCCACAACGGTTACGTGTATGGCACTAACAGAAACGGCATTTCCGGAATTGCCATTGATCAATATGGAATTGATGTAACCTGGTCTAAATCGCACAAACAGGATTTAGGGATTGATGTAAAGTTTTTAAATGACAACCTATCGGTAACTGCAGACGTTTTTAACGAACACCGCACCGGGATTTTAATACAGCGGGCAAATGTACCCGGCTATGTTGGTATAGCAAACCTGCCGGAAGGAAACGTAGGCATTGTTGACAATAAAGGTTTTGATGCTACCATTGAAGACCATCTGAAATTTGGCGACTTTAACTTAAATCTGTCCGGAAACGTAACCTACTCCATAAACAAAGTGATTAGGAATGACCAGCCCACACCACCCTATCCATGGATGAGCCAGGTAGGCCAGCCAGTGCTTGCACAGTTTGGCTACATTGCCGAGGGCTTATTTACAAGCCAGGCCGAAATTGATAAGAGTGCTGTACCGGGCGACAAAAGCCAGGTTTTACCAGGTGATATTAAATACAAGGATTTAAACGGAGATGGCGTGATTAACGCTTACGACCAAACAAAAATCAGTGACGGCGACGTACCAAAGTTAATGTATGGTATTACTCTCAATGCATCGTACAAAAACTTTGATATAGGCGCAGCCTTTACAGGTACCGGAAATGCCGATCGTTATGTATCGGGCTCCGGCATACAACCATTTTCAACCAGTGGCGGTCAAAGCAACGCGTTTTCAAACATTACCGACCGGTGGACAACTGAAAACCCGAGCCAAAACGTATTTTATCCAAGGCTTGCTTACGGCGATGCAGCAAACTTCAATAATACACAAACCAGTACGTGGTGGGTTAAAAACACGAAGTTTTTCCGCCTGAAAACCGTAGATATAGGTTATACGCTGCATAACGCGTTCCTGAAGCAAGCCGGCGTAAGGAGCTTCAGAGTTTACGCTATGGGATATAACTTGTTTACCATCAGCAAATTTAATCTTTGGGATCCTGAGCTAAATACAGGGAACGGCACGGTTTATCCAAACGTGAAAACCATATCGTTTGGTTTTAGTGTAGGTTTTTAA